The DNA window aaaaataaatgatattgaaaatagaaataatactgacgtaaataaacataatgatgatgaaattaaatataggtaggttCTATTGTAGGTATACGTTATACGTATAACCCCCACCTTTACCAACCCCCATGGTGTGTAAATGGCGTAGCCTTATGTAACATTGGTGTTGGTACTAATgaaagttttttatggtataagctggtaaacgagcagatgaatcacctgatggtaagcaatccgcccaaggacacccgaaacaccagaggcgttgcaagtgcgttggcggctttaggggttaggaattaagattaataaataaaatattaataaaaaaattaataaaaaaaagataaataaaaggaaaaagatAAGGAAGAAtagattgttggggaatcggggattgggaagattggggggggggggaggaATTGAGCTTCTGGTATCCTCACTTATACATCGCAAGCAACAAAgtaaataagaattaaatacTCACGTGTATACTTAAAACAGAAGCTTTGCAATGTTCTTGGAAAAATTCGTGATGAAAATCCACAGACCTACATGACGAGAAGAACACCATGACTTTTAGCTTTTTACTTTTCTTCAACATTTTGTACAACCATGCTATCCTTTTTTCTACTGGACAAATATAATACCTGCAAAAACAACATCAGTCtagtatttgttattataactaCTCTAGACTTCATTGATACTCAATAGataagtactaagtacttaAAGTTAACTGAATAGATGCGGAAAGAGCGACAGCCGCTTCGCTTTGGGTAatcagtaaatataaataaacaaaaattccaCATGTTTACCACATGTGAGTTCGTTTTAGTGTAGCATAGTGAATTATAAAGTGCTTATAAAATGTCTGATGTAATGTAATAAGTCTCCTTTTAATAGAGGGTGAGTGCTTAACACCAAGTATAAATCCAGAATTCCAGACTTTTTACTTATTTCTTGCAGGAAACGAACCCGCAACTCGTTACGCAGCAGTCGGTTACCCTGCCAACCCGCTTACACGTCAGCGTTATGCAAACGATTTAGCTATCAAACATCACGTTGcgatcaataggagtcgagcagcaggtgaaaccgcgcggcaGTAGCACAGAATACatccgctatacaatgtacacccacttttcaccatttgtgttttacgACCAGtcggccaacgagacagtcagtACCTAGtcgtaatacatataaataggtatatttaccCCTGTTGCAATCCCGTCACTGTGGATGTTTTGTTATCAGTCACAGATACTAAAATTGGATCACTTCTCAATGCCAATCTAGCGAGATTCTTGACATTTTCGCCCATAGTAGCACTGAATAAAACTGTTTGTCGTTTtgctgtaataataaaatttaaattaacatttaaatttacatattgaaaaaatatagataCAACTTGGACAATATATTGAGGCAGGTGTTTGAACAGTTgcttcaaaatattgttaacttatattaataaataattcataaactCTGAatcataatgtaataaaattcgATAAAATCTGAAAAGGTCGAACATTTTCTTCATTGATGCCTTTAAATAACCAAAACAATTTTGAAACATTTGTCTGAGGTTATCAGAAGCCTAATTACCACCTCTTCCCAAacgccgattccccaacaaccctttaaatAGTAAGTTGTTccatgctggaatcgaacccgctactcgtggcgcgattgcccagccaccataCCAACCAtgaagtaattatatttttatactaatgaGAACATTAGAAAAAACACAGTCTGACTTACTTGGTAACAAATTAACAATGCCAGTTATGTGCTTCTGAAAGCCTGCTTCCAAAAGTTTATCAGCTTCATCCAACACTAGACACTGCAGTTTGTTGCAATTAAACTTTTCAGTACTTTGCAGATGGTCTAATAACCGACCTGGAGTTCCGACTATGATGTTTGCACCTACAACATAAGATATAGATAAAATACAGCAAAGAAAAGTGTATACAGAATCTCACtgattcatttattaatattttactgaaataaaGTCATGCATCTGGTTTAAGTACAAGCATGCATAAGAAACTAGATCCATTTGAAGGATATTTTACATTAGCCAAATGGGCAGAGAATGTAAAATGTTAGAATAAAcactgtatttttaaaatattttttatgattgctCAATAAAAAGGCAATGAATAACTAATTCTCTGAATCTACtaaagtttttgaaaattagatatagttatgaataaattagCAAAACATGTttcatgaatataaatataaaattctgaTTTGTGTCGgcgatataaaatgtaaaaaataaaaatatggtacTCTATTGTCACATTAATCCCGGAAGGGATAGGTACTGCGTACTACGGCATGTAAcgccactgaacaatgtacattccacctttcaccatttgtgatagATGTCTCATGTAATATCCgaataaacattatattgtcAGAAATGCCACTGTTCAATGTATACCTTTCACCATTTATgataaaagtcccatgtaatagggagtgtgcctattgccataaactagGGCACAGTTCCAgtctccatgctactactgagaaattttcaaaagtctgaaaaagcccagtaatactttgcccaaccaggaatcaaacccaaaaCCTCTGACCCAGCAGTCATACTCGCAAGCCTATTGACTACCTCATTGGCTAGACCAATTGGTCTAGCCAATGAGGTAgtgaaaagtttaaaaacatagaataaataaataagtaaagagCAGTTGGGTAATAACTCACCTTtcttcaattttataatatctttagCTCTTTTCTCACCTCCCACAATAAGGCAATGTGATAGAGGAATGTTCATTAGAAGTTTCTTCAATACATCAGATGTTTGTAATGCTAATTCTCTTGTAGGTGATAAAATTATACATCCAGTGCCTGGTCATAGAAAGTGGTAAGtatttagtaatattatattagtctGCAGTAGTTTTTACTTAGATTTTAAAGAGTTTATCATACCTTAGAGACTATAGTATTTATAGAGGTAGGTACATaccaaacatattattatcttttattataatGGTGTAAATGAGTGCAGAAAAAAGAGGATTAGTTAGTTATGGGATTTGCAGTAaactataaactaaaaatactaCTAATCAAAAACATGTACCTACTGTCTCATGTTAGCATATCCACTGGTATGGTACTTATGCTATAAACTGATTATGAATGATTCAACGCAAAATGAGTTCTTACCTCCTTTAGCAGACCATTTTAACTTGAGTAAATTATCAACAACTGGTATTAGGAATGCCAATGTCTTTCCGCTGCCCGTTTTAGCCGCACCAATAAGATCTTTCCCTTGCAGCAAATGTGGTAGAGCTTCAGCTTGAATACGCGTTGGTTTCTCCATACCCATTGAATTCAATGCTTTCAATATTCTGCTGTCTACTTTTCCTTCTAACATTGAAAAAGAAGAACGCGACACTATTTGATCTACATCCATCTTTAATATTCACTAACAGGTAtcgaacaaaattaaataaaaacgaatattTATCACAGTTTTCTGTcacaaattacaatttattagtcGTAATATTGTGCTTCGTGCAATTGCCATGtgtatttgtttacgtttttagAACACAATGACATTGACACTGACAGCTACTTATGAAACAATCGATTAAGACGAATGTCAGGAGGAAACGATCCGAATAATCGATTACTACATTCCTATTACTGATTTTATGTATGATTcaatataagaaataatattaccGTTCCAACACATTTCTGCGTAATGATACTACAACATGTTATATTAATTCAATACCTAAACTATCTCAAGTTTTTCTTTACAGACACATATAACGAGTCGAATTTTTAAATCGATTGTATGTCATATCGATTATGAATTATTTACATGTACCTAGATATGTTGAAAAATGATTTTCAATGCAGTTCTCAAATTTTAGAGCGACATTTAATTATGTGCTTTTgcttacaattttgtttttgatgattGTGAAGTGTGTTAACTTGGAGTATGAAcctattttttttccttttaagttgaatcatcaaaataattagTCTTAGGGGAAAACAGATACTTATATAAGGATATTAAGGCACTTATGCACCTTTATGACAtcagttaataaaaaataataattatgatcaaTAAAACACAaggtaatattaaaacaataattttattgatcacTCACAATGTTTTGTTCacttcatttaaaaatttattctTTCTACTTGAACTAAAACAGCCTTGCATTTGAGGAATGTGAGagaaaataaagtaggtatgaTGTTGTATATTTCAGTCTTTACATCAAAACACTGATGAATAATCTTCCAAATAATTGCCACTTccacttaaacaaaaataaatttactacTTGTTACTCATCTACTTTATCAtgatatatattaattttattgatttccaGTACATTTACGTTTACTATTTATACTCATGTGTATTCGCAGTGTGATTTGAGACTTGTCCTTAAAGAAACATGATAATGGATGACTGATTTATATTTGTAACTTAGTGTTAAACACATCACATACAAGTGCGAAAATTTAAACACTGAAATTATTAAAGTTCATCGTGTGATGAATGCTGT is part of the Spodoptera frugiperda isolate SF20-4 chromosome 30, AGI-APGP_CSIRO_Sfru_2.0, whole genome shotgun sequence genome and encodes:
- the LOC118269714 gene encoding ATP-dependent RNA helicase DDX18-like isoform X2 — protein: MDVDQIVSRSSFSMLEGKVDSRILKALNSMGMEKPTRIQAEALPHLLQGKDLIGAAKTGSGKTLAFLIPVVDNLLKLKWSAKGGTGCIILSPTRELALQTSDVLKKLLMNIPLSHCLIVGGEKRAKDIIKLKKGANIIVGTPGRLLDHLQSTEKFNCNKLQCLVLDEADKLLEAGFQKHITGIVNLLPTKRQTVLFSATMGENVKNLARLALRSDPILVSVTDNKTSTVTGLQQGYYICPVEKRIAWLYKMLKKSKKLKVMVFFSSCRSVDFHHEFFQEHCKASVLSIHGQQSQARRKEAYHNFIEAQSGVLFCTDVAARGLDIPSVDWIVQYDPPSDPKEYIHRVGRTARGLNNKGNAVILLRPEEENFIKFLEKEKVFLDKYTFGEPPNEVQEMLEDLIANNGVMKTSARKAYLSFLRCYKKHPLKKIFDINSLDLKLAAKAFGFQEQPHVDFLPNKK
- the LOC118269714 gene encoding ATP-dependent RNA helicase DDX18-like isoform X1 encodes the protein MDVDQIVSRSSFSMLEGKVDSRILKALNSMGMEKPTRIQAEALPHLLQGKDLIGAAKTGSGKTLAFLIPVVDNLLKLKWSAKGGTGCIILSPTRELALQTSDVLKKLLMNIPLSHCLIVGGEKRAKDIIKLKKGANIIVGTPGRLLDHLQSTEKFNCNKLQCLVLDEADKLLEAGFQKHITGIVNLLPTKRQTVLFSATMGENVKNLARLALRSDPILVSVTDNKTSTVTGLQQGYYICPVEKRIAWLYKMLKKSKKLKVMVFFSSCRSVDFHHEFFQEHCKASVLSIHGQQSQARRKEAYHNFIEAQSGVLFCTDVAARGLDIPSVDWIVQYDPPSDPKEYIHRVGRTARGLNNKGNAVILLRPEEENFIKFLEKEKVFLDKYTFGEPPNEVQEMLEDLIANNGVMKTSARKAYLSFLRCYKKHPLKKIFDINSLDLKLAAKAFGFQEQPHVDFCILSKKK